The following coding sequences are from one Mycoplasma tullyi window:
- the mnmG gene encoding tRNA uridine-5-carboxymethylaminomethyl(34) synthesis enzyme MnmG codes for MNKFIVVGAGHAGLEAAFILSKLKNKVYLCVLDRKYVANCPCNPSVGGPAKGIVTREIDALGGMQAVAADSAALQRKILNSSKGPGVQCLRFQIDKVHYKKWFLEQIDNNENIELVEGEVTEVIKDGDTATGVVINDVKKIEADAVIITTGTYLKSLTFSGKNVKNEGPEGFKNSNNLSEWFKLNGFELIRLKTGTPPRIKKDSIDYSDLQIEPGNGTDLYFSHWSKNKYIDYELPCYLIHTTEEIHKIINDNLHLSAMYSGNITGVGPRYCPSIEDKIVRFSNKPRHQIFIEPESLELDTVYLGGFSTSLDVSVQDKIIRLLPGLKNAEVIKYGYAIEYDAIDPIQLYPSLESKLIKNLFFAGQINGTSGYEEAAGQGLIAGINANQKVKNKEPLILSRDESYIGVMIDDIVTKGISDPYRLLTSRAEYRLLLRNDNVLDRLLKKGYEIGTISKEQMDLYNQNLEKKNKLIELLKDKKVGRYTLLRAHTNNTNFSLYEFLKRPEIKLVDLLNTIEFDYSEYDIELLKNVEITVKYEGYIKKEIRIVNSLKNLENIKIPQDIVYDTVQNLSIEAIDKLNKIRPLNLAQAQRISGINLADIISLKTHLEQNA; via the coding sequence ATGAATAAATTTATCGTAGTAGGAGCAGGCCACGCTGGTCTAGAAGCTGCTTTTATACTTTCAAAGCTAAAAAATAAGGTTTATCTTTGTGTTTTAGACAGAAAATACGTAGCTAATTGTCCATGTAACCCTTCAGTAGGAGGTCCTGCTAAAGGAATTGTAACAAGAGAGATAGATGCTTTAGGTGGAATGCAAGCAGTAGCTGCTGATAGCGCTGCACTACAAAGAAAAATTTTAAATTCTTCAAAAGGACCAGGGGTTCAATGTTTACGATTTCAAATCGATAAGGTTCATTACAAAAAGTGATTCTTAGAACAAATAGATAATAACGAGAATATTGAACTAGTTGAAGGTGAAGTAACAGAAGTAATTAAGGATGGTGATACAGCTACTGGAGTAGTTATCAATGATGTTAAAAAAATAGAGGCAGATGCTGTAATAATAACTACAGGTACATATTTGAAATCGTTAACATTTAGCGGTAAAAACGTTAAAAACGAAGGTCCAGAAGGTTTTAAAAATTCTAATAATTTATCTGAGTGGTTTAAATTAAATGGCTTTGAATTAATTAGATTGAAAACTGGAACACCTCCAAGAATTAAAAAAGATTCAATCGATTATTCAGATCTGCAAATAGAACCAGGAAACGGAACAGATTTATATTTTTCGCACTGATCTAAAAATAAATATATTGATTACGAATTACCTTGTTATTTAATTCATACAACAGAAGAAATACATAAGATTATTAACGATAATTTACATTTATCTGCCATGTATTCGGGAAATATAACTGGTGTTGGTCCTAGATATTGTCCTAGTATTGAAGATAAAATAGTTAGATTTTCTAATAAACCAAGACATCAGATATTTATTGAGCCAGAATCTTTAGAACTTGATACTGTTTATTTAGGTGGTTTTTCTACTTCTTTAGATGTTTCTGTTCAAGATAAGATTATTCGTCTTTTACCTGGATTAAAAAATGCTGAGGTTATTAAGTATGGATATGCAATTGAATACGATGCAATAGATCCAATACAACTATATCCTTCTCTAGAATCTAAACTAATAAAAAACCTCTTTTTTGCCGGACAAATTAACGGAACTAGCGGTTATGAAGAAGCTGCTGGGCAAGGTTTAATAGCAGGTATAAATGCTAATCAGAAGGTTAAAAATAAAGAACCTTTAATCTTGTCTAGAGATGAATCATATATTGGAGTTATGATTGACGATATTGTAACTAAGGGGATATCTGATCCTTATCGTTTATTAACATCTCGTGCTGAATATAGATTATTATTAAGAAATGATAATGTTTTAGACAGATTATTAAAAAAAGGTTATGAAATTGGCACTATATCTAAAGAACAAATGGATTTGTATAACCAAAACCTAGAAAAGAAAAACAAGTTAATTGAATTATTAAAGGATAAAAAGGTAGGTAGGTATACGCTATTAAGAGCACATACTAACAACACTAATTTTTCTCTTTATGAATTTTTAAAACGTCCAGAAATCAAACTAGTAGATTTGTTAAATACGATCGAATTTGATTATAGTGAGTACGATATTGAACTATTAAAAAATGTCGAAATTACCGTAAAATATGAAGGTTATATAAAAAAAGAAATTAGAATTGTTAATTCGTTAAAGAACTTAGAAAACATTAAAATTCCTCAAGATATTGTTTATGATACAGTGCAAAATCTTTCGATCGAAGCGATTGATAAATTGAACAAAATAAGGCCACTGAATTTAGCTCAAGCGCAACGCATAAGTGGTATCAACTTAGCTGACATTATCTCTTTAAAAACTCATCTGGAACAAAATGCTTAA